The segment CGACCGTCTCCCCCGCCTCCTCCGCACCCACGGCAACCTCGCCCTCCTCCGCGTCCCCGTCGGCCaagagaacgactacttcctctacgacgcGAACCCCCGCTTCAGCATGGTCATCCCGCTCACCGACGGTTCTATCGGCCTTCTGCGCTGCCCGGGCCAAGACAGGCTCTTTGTCGCCGTTCTCCACAAGACCTTGGCCCGGGGGCACTACGCCATCGACCTGTTGGAGTTCAACCACGGGTCGTGGACCTGGAGCACTCGTCTGATGCATGCCGAGTCGCCTCAGGAATGTGACTTTGGCATCCCGACCAAGTCCTTCGCCCTCCCGGCCTCGATCTGCTGGGTCGACCATGTGAAGGCATCCTTATCTGTGATCTGCTAGATGGTGATGATCAAGTCCTTCGTTTCATACGGTTCCCTGTGCTGGCGCCGcccaagaagaagagaattgcaggCTATGATAGGGATGTTGCTGTCGGCTCGGATGCCTGCATCAGATACATGGAGGTGTGGGCTCATCCCGTGCCTGGATCAGACAATGGCGTCACCTACACTCCGCAGGACTGGCGCGCCGCCATAGCAAGATGGCTGGAGCCCCATAAGAAGTGGCAGATCAGCCATGAGCTCAAGGCATCACAAATTGCGGTGGACGACAGCCACTCTGGGTTGCTTCCTCGTGTCGAGGCTGCAATTGAGAGTCCAATCTTGAGTAGACTCCACGCAGGGCATCCTGCTCTCAGCTTGCATGACGATGATGTTGTTTACATCATGGCCAAGGTTGACCACAGGGACGAACAGTCGTGGATGCTTGCTCTTGACATGAGGAGCAAGACTCTGAAGCCTTTGGTTACATATTCTTCCCAAGTGAAATCTTCAAGCTACTCGAAAAAGGTAATTCTGAATAATGTTGCACAAGCATGACAGTATATATAGAAATTAAAATAGTATAACTGGTTCCTCTTTTGGTCATTAGTACTATTGTGTTACTGGTTCTTCAATGAATCCCTGGATCATTAATACCTATCATGCAATTATATGATTGGCCCGATGTGATTTCATGGTTACAAGCAGTAGTTGCTTCGTGCCCAAAAGGGGATTTATTCTattttaatatgatgatgatggtgtaGTTTATTCTAATTAGTTACAACTCTGTGCTATGTTATCCTGCAAACTTCACTTCTCTCATCATGTCCTTGAATCACTACATTAATTAAACATGAAAAAGATAGATTCCACAAAGGTGTTTGTTTTGCAGTTTACATTACCTCCTAACACGATTGATTGGCTGTTTAGATAATCTACTTTGTTGTGCTATGGGCTTACTTAGAAATTCACTTGGTGTAGTGTTGAATGCGAGTAGACAAGTATGTGTCAAACTCTAATTCTTTGAACATACTTCTGCCTCCTGGAGTTCGTCCAATTCCAGTCCGCACGCCGCGCCCGACGGGAGGCCTGGGCGAGCCCATTGTTGGCTAAATTGCAGGTTATTCTGCTGGTGCTCGTAAACCATGTCCTTTTAGGCCACAGCTAAATGCACTGCAGCAGATGACTTGATTCATCATAGAGATAGAAACAATAAGTTAGCATGGATGGCAAAAGTTTGAAGGATTGCAGAAATACAATGGTCTAGTCTGTTTCATCGGTGGAAGAATGAAATGTTTTGCCAAGGAGAAAACATAGCCTGCTAAACAGAATAGGGAAAGATGGTGGCCAAACAACAGAAGCAGCTAGTTCTGATTTAAGCAAAAGGGCACCACTGCAATCCGAAGAGCATATTGGTTCAAAGGGcacacaaacttaaactacttagtTTAACGGACATGGAAACATGCCGATGACTCGGTTCACATCTACAACGATTTAACCAAAAGGACACCACTGCCACTTGAACAACATATTTTTTCTAAAGAAGCACACAAATATAGGCTACCTAGTTTAACGAACATGCACACATGCCCACAAGACGGTTCATATTTACAGGACAAAAAGCAACTTTCATGACTATCGGGTAACAAATTGTCTGAAATGTAGTCTAGTTGTCTTGAACAACAGCTTCCTCCTCTTCAGTTGTTTTTGCAGGGAACAATTCTTCTGCGGCATATTATATTGGCTGCCCGTGTTTTCTTGCCATCTGAACTTATTATCTCATTCAATGGCTGGAAAACAATCAGCATACTGTATGAGTAAACGGGAGCATTGATGAATTTAATCTATAGAAACTTAAATCTGTTTTGCATACATCAGTTTTGTTTTGCTTCGATGATGAATTCTTCTGTTGGTCATGTTCAGAAGAAGGTGGAGCTGCAAGAGGATCCTCGGTTGCTGCGTGACCTTCTGCTAATATAGAAGACGAAGGTTTATTTAGTGCAAAACTGAAAGCAAAACATCGGTTTATTTAGTGCTGAACTGAAAGCAAAAATTATCTCTGACTCTGAGACGGTAGTAATGAAGCACTTAGTTGCGTTCATGAAAATGCTCCGGATACGCGGCACCACCAAGGCTCCCTGCCACTGCGGCCATCAACAGCCTGTATCAACGAAAAATTGACAATTGTCAGGCTCCATTGCAGCATATGAATACATCCTACATGCCCAAGCCCAAAAGAATCAAAAAAAATTGCCCTTACCATTTAATCGCGACGGAGCATCCGAAATCCGAAGACACCTAGCATTTCTTGCTGCCACCTATTGTCCAGTTAAGTTTCGGGTCAGATCAAAGgccgatgggtttaattgggcattggtggcggtatatggtgccgcgCAGCCCGAGCTCAAACCAGAGTTTTTGGCAGATCTTGTCTGAATCTGCGGCTCTGAGCAGCTTCCAATCTTGGTCGGGGGTGACTTTAACATTATTAGAAGGAGAgaggataagaacaatgataactttgacggcaggtggtcgtttatgttcaataccatcattgaaagcttggatctgagagagatagagctttcggttAGAAAATTTACTTGGGCTAATACCTTGCTAAACCCGACGTTTGACAAACTGGATCGAGTCCTAGCGAGCGTAGAATGTGAGCAAAAATTTCCCCTGGTAACAATCCAAGCGTTATCGCGCGGAATCTCTGACCACATCCCCCTACTAGTTGACTCTGGTGAGGCAACACATATGGGGAACAAAAATACTTTCTCTTTCGAGTTGGCGTGGTTCGAAAGAGAAGGCTTTTTGAATTTgatagccagggaatgggctaaaGATGCAGGAGGTCGGACCTCCGTTGAgcgatggcagaataagattaggcacttGAGAAGCTTCTTACGTGAGTGGACTAAACATCTTAGTGGGGTTTATAAGGctgaaaaggaaaggctccttacaCTTATTCAGTCCCTAGATTTAAAAGCCGAGTTCACAATTCTAGAGACCACGGAGCTTCATGCTAAAATTGATGCGGAGATGAGATTGAAAAAACTTCTCCGTgaagaggaattgaagtgggcattgcgaGCTAAGGTTCGCAAAGTTGTCCAGGCGAACGCggacactcaattctttcacatgatcgtTAATGGCGAGCACAGAAAAAAAGAATCTTTTAGCTTGAGCAAGACGAAGGGATGATTTTAGGACAGGAAAACCTGAAATTATACATAATCGAATActacaagcagttgtttgggcctCCGGAGGATGATTGTGTATCcctggatgagtctaggattgaaGATGTTCCTCAACTTGCTGCAGATGAGAATGATATTTTGACTGCCCCATTTtcgaagaaagaggtgtttgaagccattccacagatgaaaaataataaggctctAGGGTGGGATGGATTTCTGGTCGAGTTTTATAAAaaagtgctggcatattattatGGGGGATTTGATAccgatgttccatgatttattctctggacagcttcagttgtttcacctgaattttggaacgataactctgcttcctaagaaaacagaggccgtgagaattgagcagttcaggccgatctgtcTTTTTAACGTTAGTTTCAAGATTTTCACCAAGGTAGGACTAATAGGCTCACGcaaattgcgcattctgtggtgcagcattcccaaactgctttcatgccagacagaaacatcctagaaggggttgtggtccttcatgaaacgcttcacgaaattcacacgaaaaaactagatggagttgttttcaaggtggatttcaataaagcgtacgataaagtcaaatggccctttcttcaacaggccttgcgtatgaaaggttCTGATCAAGCCTGGCGACATCAGatagaatctttcacgcaaaaagggagtgttggaattaaagtgaatgatgacataggtcattattttcagacacataagggcctgagacaaggtgatccgatgtctcctattttgttcaacattgtagtCGATATGTTGGCAATTCTAATAGAAAGGACTAAGGAGGCTGgtcaggtaggtggcctggtgcctcatctagttgatggaggtgtgtctatcctacagtacgccgatgatactatcatctttatggagcatgacttggcaaaagcgagaaacatgaagctggtgttatgcttatttgaacaattgaccgggttaaagattaactttcataaaagcgaattgttttgttttggaagagccaatgaggaacaagaggcttataggcaattgtttgagtGTGAATTGGGGGCTTTATCTTTTACATATGtaggtataccaattcaccatcgtaagctaacaaacagagaatggaagtgcattgaggatcgatttaagaagaaactgagctgctggaagggcaagctcatgtcatacggaggccgattaatccttattaattcggttctcacgagtatgcctatgtttctcttgtctttttttgaggttccagttggagttaggaaaaggctggacttctatcgatcctgattcttctggcagagtgatgaactaaagCGAAAATACAAGCTAGCTAAATGGGACATTATTTGTagaccaaaagaccaagggggtcttggcattgagaatcttgaagtgaagaacagatgccttctcagtAAGTGATTGTATAAGTTATCTGTTGAAATGGAGGCCACATGGGCGCAGATTTTCTGTAGTAAGTACCTTCACTCCAAAACTTTGTCCCAGATAACAGCGAGGCCAACGGATTCGCCTTTCCGGAAAGGACTGATGAGAGTTAAATCGGTTTTTAAATAGGACAAAGTATATATTAGGAAATGGTACCAccacgagattctgggaggatacttggctaggGGAATCACCCCTAGCGCTTCAATATTCGTCCCTGTATCGCATTGtaaaacgacgagacaaatccgttgCATCAGTGCTTCAGTCCATCCCCCTCAATATTCACTTCAGGAGCACGCTTGCCGGAAGCCGTTGGGAAACCTGGATCCATCttgtgagtagactgatggaggttcagctgtctcaacagcccgatcagttgcgctggaagcttactaggaatggagagttttcggttaaatccatgtatatGGATGTTATCAATTCTAACTCTATTcttagttccaaacatgtttggaaagtcaacgttcctttgaaaattaaagtgtttatatggtttgtgcataaacaagtcattttaactaaggacaacCTGGCAAAACACAACTGGACAGGACCTACAAGATGTAGTTTTTGCAATATGGATGaatccatcaaacacctctttcttgactcCGTTAGCAAAAAAATTATGGCGGTCGGTTCACATAgcgtttaacattactcctccgaattctgTTAGcatgttatttgggacgtggcttaacgggatagatcccgaaacagcgagacacattcgtgtaggagtatgtgctttattatgggtaGTTTGGAACTGcaaaaatgatttggtttttaacagaacaacaaatatgcatgttttgcaggttatcttccgagccactgAGTTGGTCCgtacgtggtcgctactcacttcgACGgatgccagggagcatttggttactggatctatccggtgggagatggtagctcgggctattttcaaccggtttggattgcGGTCATGCAACCGAtttggataggcaattagttttcctatcttttttTTGCGAGCCGGTTGTGCCCTCGTATATGCTTACTTTGTTTTGCTCTCTGTGAGCTTTTTTTCCTTTCGTTCAGACTGTAAGACTTTTGTTGAACCATTTTGCTTATTTATATAagttggccgtatgcatctttTTGATACAGAGACCGGGGAGTCCCTTTTTCGAAAAAACAAGATTTCCTTTCGTTCAGACTGTAAGACTTTTGTTGAACCATTTTGCTTATTTACATAagttggccgtatgcatctttttgatgcagaggccggggagtcttttttcgaaaaaagaagaagattagAGTTGTATACAGCGGCATCATTACTAGGGTAAAATTCAGACGTGCTATAGTGAGATGAACTCTCTGAGTTTGTCAGGGAGGGACAGACCTAGTGATACAACATTCAGGAACGCCTCGTCTTCAGGGAACAGCTGCAGATTCTTTGACTTCAGCAGGTACTTGACAGCATCGTCCTGGAAGTCCACCAGGCTGCCGACCTTCACGAGTTCAGCAAGCAAAGGGATGCGGTCTGGCGTCTCAAACAGCAGACCTTGGGATATCTCTTCAGCAAAGTTCATCGCGAACTCGATCTTCTCTTTGTAACCAGCTGCAGCACCAGCACCATTGCTTTGTTGAACATACAGCTTCGAGCTCTCCCTCTCCCACCTGATCATCCGGCTGGCCCCCACGTCCACAACTTCTCCAGAGGACAGCTTCATGCGGTACCCCACCGTGATCGGCTTCGTGGTCTCCAGGATGCTCACATTCAGCAGGAGAGAGACTATGGTGTGCCGCTCTTTGGAAGCAATGTCAAGAGCCGGATCAGCAAGGAAAGCAAGGACTATCTGGAGTAGACCGGCACTGATCACCTCACGCTGGCCAGCAACTGTTTTGCAACCGCCATCCTGGCCCAAGGTGACAAAAGAATCGCTCTTCTGGGCGGCTTTGGATACTGCCTGAACACCAATGCTGCCATATATATTGTTAAGCCTTGCCCGAGAGACCGAAGGAGGATACCATATGAAAATGGATTGTCGAGGAAGACTGTCGAACAGATCCTTGAGTAGCAGATCGTCGGGAATGAACGCGTCCTCCTTCGGCGACAAAATGATCTTCCCATCAGTGCAAACCGGGACCTTGACACAACCAGAGATAAGCttcttcatgctcttgctccagtTCCTTGCAATGAACTGCCAGAAAGCAGAGCAATTGGTTACGGATATCTCACCGCCAGAACTCTCCCATGCGCTCCAGAGCTTGCAATGGTCTTCGGCACCAGGGCCATGCCTCACGCTGAAAACTGATGAGAAGAAGTCCAGCAGCTTCCTGTCATCATAGTATCTGTCTAGGACATGCAGCTGCTGGCTGAAGAGGTTGTTCTGATCATGAAGAACACAGCTTAGCGGGCTCACCCATTCTCCACCTCCTTTTTCATTTGGTATCCAGATCCAATCACTACCCTCAGGCACCCAGCTGCACTCCTTGAGGTACAAGTAGATCCTGGAAATGGTAGCAGTTTCTTTGTGGCTCCTCAGATGCTGAGCAACAAGGCCATGCCCACATCTAAGACCCACAGTTACTCCGATTGCCGCCAGTGCATCCTTGAATGAGGCGATCTCTGAACCATAGAAAGATTCATCAATGAAAGGGCCATCTGTTATGCAGATGGAAGACTGCTTGGGATCAAAGAGTATGCATCCATCAGGAGATTGGTATCCAAGTGTTGTCTTCAACCACTTGCAGCTAGTGATTTCCTTCATAAATTCCTTGGGCAATGTTGCCATACAGGCCAAGCAGCTCTTAACAGACCCAAGAAACGACGACACGGTGGCTGCAGAAATATCTGCAGTGTCTGCAGGAATCTTGAGaccattgatgacaaacctagcacCATGGGCTTTCACTTCTGTTGTAACACCTAGTTCTTTCAGCTCAGCCTTGTAACCATGTATCTCTTTGCCTAAACCACCATTAGAGTCACCATCATTGATGAAAGGTAATTTTGCAATGGGTGGCAGAGACTGCCAACTTTCATCAAATAAGATTGCATCCGAAGGTGACCTAAATCCCAGTGATGTGCACAGCCATTTCTCATTCCGCATGGAGTTGAAAAGATCAACAGGATTTGGGTTGTGTGTTCTCAGCTGCCGATAACATGCTAGCACAGCCAGGACATTCGCCTTTGTAAGCGATGACTTCTCTACCATCTGCTTGAAAATGTTTGCTATAGCCTTCGATGCCTGGTCAAATCCTGTGATCAACCCTGTCTTCTTCAACTCTTCTTTGTACGGGCTTATCTTACTGCCATAAAATCCAGAATCAACTACAGGAACTCCGTCGAACACCTTTACCAGGCACTCCCATTCTGGATCTAGAAGAAAAGATTCACTAGGAGCACGGAATCCCACATTGGTCTTCAACCATTTCAAATCTCTGAGCTTCCTCAAGAAATCGTCACATGGGCTAGCATACCGGATGCACTTGAGGATTAGTGCAGTAGCATCAGAAGTGATAGATGAAGAACTGAACTTGAAATTATCAATTATAAGCTTGTAAGTCTTTTCACTGTTTTCAAACCCAACTTGAACACCAAGCAACTTCAGCTCTTGCTTGTAGTCAAGGATGGACTCGCCATAGAATCCAACATCAAGGAATGGCTGGGTACTGATACAAGATGCAACTGCCCAGTCTGAATCATATATGATACAGCAAGAAGGAGACATGTAGCCCAGAATACTCTTCATCCATCGTCCATCTTTCACGCTGTTGACTAGTTCACTTGGTGACAGAACCTTCTGTTGAAGAAACCGAATCAGCCGAAGCAGCTCATATACATGCTGTCTGGTCAACATATTGCTTGCAGCCATCGACATGAGCTGTGTGCCGATGTAAGTTGATGCATCCCCAAATTTAAATCTTACCCCGACCACCTCAAGTTCGTCCTTGTATGCATGCATTTTGTATTGATAGAACTGTTGATCGATCATTGGTATATCAACACAGGAAGACCCATTTTGCAAGAGATTACCCCACTCAGAACTGGACATAAATGATTCAGCCGGGGGCTTGTATCCAACTGATGTCTTCAGCCAACTTCCTTTTTTCACACCATCCAAGAAACTAGCTGGTAAGTGTACACCTTTTGACTTCAAATTTCGTATCCATTGCAGTAGCAAGACTGCATTGTCCACAGTCAGAGGCGATGAGACTGTAGGGAAACTTGCATTTGGAGGGTGTATGAACGGAACATCCGAGGCATGTATCTTTGTCTTGAGAAAATCCAAGATCTGGTCTTCAGGTGTGTAGTTCCCGGCGAAATGACCTGCTGACTTGTAATCTGCTGACAGTTCAATGTATTTCTCATTCCTCCATGGGTTTGAGTTCATCAGTCCAACCCATTTGCTACCCTTTGCAGGAACCAAAACGCTTTGCCTTTCCGTGACCACATTGCCATAGTTGTCAATTACCGGCATGTTAGGACATAGGTCTTCTAACTGACAGCTCTCCATGTAATTCTTATTGGATGAATGATACACGAAGTGAGAAAAGGCGATGACAGGCCTTCTATCACAGTTCAAGGACTTGACCACAATATTTCCGTAACTGTATACAGATACAATCTCCACTTTTGCATAACTTCGAAGCCAATCTGTCACTTTTGTCTTCTGCGAAAAACCTTGTAGAGCAGTCTGTGTATTGGGAGGCACAAAGAGCCGGTTAGAAGATGGAAACTCCTAGTTCCAACTGATAAGCCATGACATCCGCTTCACATCAGATGCAATACACAGTCTATCACTCCACTGACTAGCTCTAGATATGCTCCAGAGAGAGACACCTCTGTTCCTGTCAACATACTTCAGCAGAGGCATTGCATTCAGGTTTGTACTGGAGAAGTTTTGCCAATTGTCTGCGACAAAGGATAAAAGTTCCAGATAAAGCTGTTCATCTACATTGCTGACAAGATTAGACCCCTCCATGCATTTTGCATACCATTCATGGCTCACGCTTTTGACATCCAGAAATGTAAGAACACTGCTGTATGCACTCTTGTCAAAATGAGAGCTGAGAATGTAGGTTCCATGGGTTGACAGGTTCTTAAGGTCCACTCCAGATTCTCTCGCCTTGACAAGGATATCCCAAAATGCAGGTTTGAGCCGCGCAACCTCGCAAGGCTTGCAAAACATCTTCTGTGGAGTGTGAGACTCACATGGAACTATATCCTCGACGAGAACCTTCTCTTTGATGCCAGACCTAACAGGCTCAAGTAAAGGGATCAGCGAAGGACTGACTGGCAGGTAATGGAACATCGACGGAATAGTCATTGCTGGTGCATCTGCTCTAGACTTAACAAGTGCTACAAAGGCATTCATGAAAGCAGTTGGGATACACTCCAGAATTCCCTTGTTCCATGGACTATCGAATAGTATCGCCTCTCTTGACGATGCAAGGAGGAAGTCAGCCTGAATGATGAAGGGGAAGTTCGTTACCATCTCCGTGGGAAGGAAAGCATATACGCCAGGGGATAGCTGCTTCCCACGAGATAGTCGCTCCTTAAGAGGGAAGGCTAGGGTGATGACCCACTCATCGATTTCAGTACGCTTGTCCACCCTGTTCTCTGCTTTGACAGGGAACCTCTGCCTCCACATATGGTACCCGCACTCTGCTTCACTCTCATTCTCTTGAGCAGATAAAAAGACCGTGTAAGACTCCGCGTGCATGTTCTTCCTCACTTCAAAGTTCTTCTCACTCGATATTGCAATCTCACTAACAGTGCTGCCTCTAGCGTTGCCGTTATCTTCACGGACAGAAAGCCGCCTGATCTTTGACAGAAACAGTAGCATTTCTGGATGCAAGCTTGACAGCTGCTGCTTCACCGCAGTGACCTTCTCATCCTTCAAAGGCAGGACGATACAGGTTGTTGGAAGGTCTCTGGTAGACCCATATGTCTGTTTGATATCTGAAAGGCTAGGCCTGGATTCAACCCACTCCGGGACAATGTATCCAATATTGCATTCTGGACATGGCATCTCATTAAACTTGATTTGATACCCATTACTGAATATATGGGGCTGGCTTGATATCAGGAACACACTTTTGAATCCAATACCTACATAAAAAGAGACATTGATATTACAAATTGTGAGTTTCAATATAAGTGGAACATATACGTTAAGCATGTACATAACCACAGACTAACTCTTCAAATGAAATGGCTAAAACTGTTATATGGGCCTATGTATCTTTTGCACATCGTATCTTGCTACGAATGGAAACAATTGCCCAGCATGCCTTAAAAACAAAAGTAAAGTGACCCATGCTTAATTTTATTTATACCAAGTTTGTATTTGATGGATCTGCTTCAGTAAGCTATTGATGAAGGGTAATGTTT is part of the Triticum dicoccoides isolate Atlit2015 ecotype Zavitan unplaced genomic scaffold, WEW_v2.0 scaffold62184, whole genome shotgun sequence genome and harbors:
- the LOC119347270 gene encoding uncharacterized protein LOC119347270 — its product is MPCPECNIGYIVPEWVESRPSLSDIKQTYGSTRDLPTTCIVLPLKDEKVTAVKQQLSSLHPEMLLFLSKIRRLSVREDNGNARGSTVSEIAISSEKNFEVRKNMHAESYTVFLSAQENESEAECGYHMWRQRFPVKAENRVDKRTEIDEWVITLAFPLKERLSRGKQLSPGVYAFLPTEMVTNFPFIIQADFLLASSREAILFDSPWNKGILECIPTAFMNAFVALVKSRADAPAMTIPSMFHYLPVSPSLIPLLEPVRSGIKEKVLVEDIVPCESHTPQKMFCKPCEVARLKPAFWDILVKARESGVDLKNLSTHGTYILSSHFDKSAYSSVLTFLDVKSVSHEWYAKCMEGSNLVSNVDEQLYLELLSFVADNWQNFSSTNLNAMPLLKYVDRNRGVSLWSISRASQWSDRLCIASDVKRMSWLISWN
- the LOC119347271 gene encoding uncharacterized protein LOC119347271 isoform X1; translated protein: MEVWAHPVPGSDNGVTYTPQDWRAAIARWLEPHKKWQISHELKASQIAVDDSHSGLLPRVEAAIESPILSRLHAGHPALSLHDDDVVYIMAKVDHRDEQSWMLALDMRSKTLKPLVTYSSQVKSSSYSKKKKVELQEDPRLLRDLLLI
- the LOC119347271 gene encoding uncharacterized protein LOC119347271 isoform X2, which codes for MEVWAHPVPGSDNGVTYTPQDWRAAIARWLEPHKKWQISHELKASQIAVDDSHSGLLPRVEAAIESPILSRLHAGHPALSLHDDDVVYIMAKVDHRDEQSWMLALDMRSKTLKPLVTYSSQVKSSSYSKKKVELQEDPRLLRDLLLI